From the Limanda limanda chromosome 2, fLimLim1.1, whole genome shotgun sequence genome, one window contains:
- the LOC133024831 gene encoding PDZ and LIM domain protein 3-like, translating into MSLNVVLEGPAPWGFRLTGGKDFNQPLTISRITPGSKAAVANLCAGDVLLAIEGVPASDLLHSEAQNKIKESSSQLCLTVERNEARLWTPRVMEEGRAHPYKINLEAEQQEFKPIGTGHNRKAQPFVAAANIDEKRQVVSSAYNTPIGLYSSGNIQDAMEGQIRGIVPTKPESPRTLSSIEESDVYRMLQQNQEDPQEPRQSGSFRALQDFIDSDGTRPIVTRTVKAPMNKPTPPTGNLQKLPVCDKCGNGIVGTVVKARDKYRHPGCFVCSDCDVNLKQKGYFFVEGQLYCEAHARARTRPPEGHDLVTTYPSA; encoded by the exons atcacCCCGGGCAGCAAAGCCGCCGTCGCCAACTTGTGCGCCGGCGACGTCCTCCTGGCCATCGAGGGAGTCCCGGCCTCGGACCTGCTGCACAGCGAAGCCCAGAACAAGATTAAAGAGTCCAGCAGTCAGCTCTGTCTCACTGTGGAAAG GAATGAAGCCAGACTGTGGACGCCTCGTGTCATGGAGGAGGGCCGAGCTCATCCGTATAAAATCAACCtggaagcagagcagcag GAGTTCAAGCCGATTGGCACCGGTCACAACCGCAAAGCTCAGCCGTTTGTCGCGGCAGCAAACATCGATGAGAAGCGCCAGGTGGTCAGCTCGGCCTACAACACCCCCATAGGCCTCTACTCCTCGGGGAACATCCAGGACGCCATGGAGGGTCAGATCCGAGGGATCGTCCCCACGAAGCCTGAGAG tccCAGGACTCTGAGCAGCATCGAGGAGTCTGACGTCTACCGgatgctgcagcagaaccaggagGATCCTCAGGAGCCTCGACAGTCTGGCTCCTTCCGGGCGCTGCAGGATTTTATTGACAGTGATG GCACACGTCCCATTGTGACCAGGACAGTTAAAGCCCCAATGAACAAACCGACGCCACCCAcaggaaacctgcagaaactGCCCGTCTGCGACAAGTGTGGGAATGGGATTGT CGGGACGGTGGTGAAAGCTCGGGACAAGTATCGCCACCCCGGCTGCTTTGTGTGCTCCGACTGTGACGTCAACCTCAAGCAGAAGGGCTACTTCTTCGTGGAGGGGCAGCTGTACTGTGAGGCCCACGCTCGGGCCAGAACGAGACCACCAGAGGGACACGACCTGGTCACGACTTATCCCTCTGCATag
- the npy2r gene encoding neuropeptide Y receptor type 2, with product MEASDQLNSTQGEDSPLEVKSSNCCSTAAAVNDVNSLQLDDSTKLVGVQVVLILAYSTIIVFGVIGNSLVIYVVYKFRNLRTVTNFFIVNLAVADLLVNTLCLPFTLVNTLYGEWKFGHVLCFMLPCAQEMAVHVSTITLNIIALDRHRSIVYHTETKMSRDMCALVIVMTWTVSALLASPLAIFREYGTIYLWPNESIQVCMEEWPESSMNGTIYSISMLLGQYGLPLAINSVAYIRIWNKLKNHTASGGRNDRHQRRKKTTKMLLTMVAVFAISWLPFHALQLAADIDSNVLSMKDFKLLFTVFHIVAMCSTFVNPILYGWMNNNYRSAFSSVCYWPFASSRSKRRDARKQDFRVCTHQTNV from the coding sequence ATGGAGGCATCAGATCAACTGAACTCGACTCAAGGGGAAGATTCACCACTTGAAGTTAAATCTTCCAACTGCTGCTCGACCGCAGCCGCCGTGAATGATGTGAACTCCTTGCAGCTGGACGACAGCACCAAGCTGGTGGGAGTCCAAGTGGTTCTCATCCTCGCCTACAGCACCATCATCGTGTTCGGAGTCATTGGAAACTCCTTGGTGATTTACGTCGTCTACAAGTTCAGGAACCTTCGGACGGTGACCAATTTCTTCATCGTGAACTTGGCGGTGGCCGACCTGCTGGTCAACACGCTGTGCCTGCCCTTCACTCTCGTCAACACTCTGTACGGGGAGTGGAAGTTCGGCCACGTGCTGTGCTTCATGCTGCCCTGCGCCCAAGAAATGGCCGTGCACGTGTCCACCATCACCCTGAACATCATCGCCCTGGACCGCCACAGGAGCATCGTCTACCACACGGAGACCAAGATGTCCAGAGACATGTGCGCGCTGGTGATTGTCATGACTTGGACCGTCAGCGCCCTGCTGGCCAGTCCGCTCGCCATCTTCAGGGAGTACGGTACGATCTATCTGTGGCCCAACGAGTCTATTCAGGTGTGTATGGAGGAGTGGCCAGAAAGCAGCATGAACGGAACCATCTACAGTATATCAATGCTCCTGGGTCAATACGGCCTCCCTCTGGCCATTAACTCTGTGGCTTACATCCGCATCTGGAACAAACTGAAGAATCACACTGCTAGCGGGGGCCGGAATGACCGCCACCAGCGCAGGAAGAAGACCACCAAGATGCTGCTGACCATGGTGGCGGTCTTCGCCATCAGCTGGCTGCCCTTCCATGCGTTACAGCTGGCTGCCGACATCGACAGCAATGTGCTGTCCATGAAGGACTTCAAGCTGCTGTTCACCGTGTTCCACATCGTGGCCATGTGCTCCACGTTCGTCAATCCCATCCTGTACGGGTGGATGAACAACAATTACAGGTCGGCCTTCTCGTCCGTGTGCTACTGGCCCTTCGCCTCCAGTCGCTCCAAACGCAGAGACGCACGGAAGCAGGACTTCAGGGTTTGCACTCATCAAACCAACGTGTGA
- the si:dkey-30k22.5 gene encoding lecithin retinol acyltransferase family protein — protein MFLFQLLNFFFVAPQKEEEDSKYDLSLYKCGDLLEVPRTLFTHFGIYLGDNRVAHLIPDFLPVITRNKSAIAKMVTNNRLLLGVLTKVASVRVDSVVDFAYGSEILINHMDKVCSQPPLDGDEVVRRAEKLLGSVNYSLLWYNCEHYVMYCRYGMAISYQTYQFCTTVRKIVCSRMSSYLTAVCGAALVLYLGCVTPLTVLPTLLVSFTIWMAA, from the exons ATGTTTCTCTTCCAGCTGCTCAACTTCTTCTTCGTGGCGCCccaaaaggaggaggaggactctAAGTATGACTTGTCCCTCTACAAGTGCGGTGACCTTTTGGAGGTCCCCAGGACGTTATTCACACATTTCGGTATCTACCTGGGCGACAACCGCGTGGCTCATCTCATCCCGGACTTCCTGCCCGTGATTACCCGGAATAAATCGGCGATTGCCAAGATGGTGACGAACAACCGGCTGCTGCTCGGGGTTCTCACCAAGGTGGCGAGCGTCAGAGTGGACTCTGTGGTTGATTTCGCCTACGGCTCGGAGATCCTCATCAACCACATGGACAAAGTGTGCAGCCAGCCGCCGCTAGATGGGGACGAAGTGGTTCGGAGGGCGGAGAAACTCTTGGGCTCGGTCAACTACAGCTTACTGTGGTACAACTGTGAACACTACGTCATGTACTGCAGATACGGGATGGCCATCAGCTACCAGACGTACCAG TTCTGCACAACAGTGAGGAAGATCGTGTGCAGCAGGATGAGCTCCTACCTGACTGCTGTGTGCGGAGCCGCCCTCGTCCTCTACCTGGGCTGCGTGACGCCGCTGACGGTTCTACCGACGCTGCTCGTCTCCTTCACCATCTGGATGGCGGCCTAA
- the lrata gene encoding lecithin retinol acyltransferase a, with amino-acid sequence MLQLLTFLVEKLSLLSNFRLFECSWLDAEKQDEQKEQKEQKEQKEQKERPAQRGGPPRRGDLLEVPRTLFTHFGIYLGDNKVAHMIPDILPVLTTDQRLIGSVISNKRLILGCMYKCATVRVDTLEDFAYGCSSILVNRPDKTMKKPAFPNEEVAKRAEKHVGSIPYSLLWNNCEHFVTFCRYGHAASRQTEKFCECLKSIIRDQRSVFASGLLGMISIVCFGMAASTTLPTILIPFTLWMAG; translated from the exons atgctgcagctgctgacctTCCTGGTGGAGaagctctccctcctctccaacTTCAGACTGTTCGAGTGCAGCTGGTTGGACGCAGAGAAGCAGGATgagcagaaggagcagaaggagcagaaggagcagaaggagcagaaggagcGTCCTGCGCAGCGCGGTGGCCCCCCGCGGAGAGGAGACCTGCTCGAGGTTCCCAGGACCCTCTTCACCCACTTCGGTATCTACCTGGGGGACAACAAGGTGGCTCACATGATCCCAGACATCCTCCCTGTGTTGACCACCGACCAGAGGCTCATCGGATCCGTCATCTCCAACAAGAGGCTCATCCTCGGCTGCATGTACAAGTGTGCCACGGTGCGTGTGGATACCCTGGAGGACTTTGCGTATGGCTGCAGCAGCATCCTGGTGAACCGCCCGGATAAGACCATGAAGAAGCCGGCGTTCCCCAACGAAGAGGTGGCCAAGAGGGCAGAGAAACATGTGGGATCGATCCCCTACAGCCTGCTGTGGAATAACTGTGAACACTTTGTGACCTTCTGCAGATATGGACATGCAGCGAGCAGGCAGACTGAGAAG TTCTGCGAGTGTCTGAAATCGATCATCAGAGACCAGCGCAGCGTCTTCGCCTCGGGGCTGCTGGGAATGATCTCCATTGTGTGTTTTGGCATGGCGGCTTcaactacattacccacaattcTCATCCCCTTCACGCTGTGGATGGCTGGTTAG
- the fgg gene encoding fibrinogen gamma chain yields MGPSLLTAAGALLLLVSFSSAQLRGDAAPSCTQNDGFGLYCPTTCGVADYMIRYMPTVERDLSHLQSELDTIANLTQTAEETIVFMKDSTSTVQKSGLQDTYFKKSSNMLDDVARFEKTIIAQEQQIYELQNLISSNERRMADLKQLSIQLQQKCTEPCTDTVDIQPITGLDCQDVANKGATVSGLYYVKPRTATEQFLVYCEIDSFGRGFTVIQRRRDGSVDFFKDWIQYKQGFGYLSPDDTTEFWLGNEKIHLLTISSNIPTVLRIELVDWEGNKKYADYTMFKLGTEADNYRLTYGYYFGGDAGDAFDGYDFGDDPSDKFFTSHNGMQFSTSDKDNDKFDGSCARQDGSGWWMNRCHAAHLNGKYYQGGRYTEKDAGEFGYDNGIIWVTWHDRWYSLKETTMKLIPLSRIAAGGGEQAGVKQFGGL; encoded by the exons ATGGGGCCATCACTTCTCACAGCGGCCGGAGCTCTTCTGCTTCtcgtctccttctcttctgca cagctcagaggagaCGCCGCCCCATCGTGCACCCAAAATGACGGCTTT GGGTTATACTGTCCCACAACATGCGGCGTGGCCGACTACATGATAAGATACATGCCAACGGTCGAAAGGGATTTAAGCCATTTGCAAAGTGAACTGGACACAATCGCCAATCTGACCCAGACCGCCGAAGAAACAATCGTCTTCATGAAAGATTCGACTTCTACAGTTCAAAAGAGCGGCCTACAAG acactTACTTCAAGAAGTCGTCGAACATGCTGGACGATGTGGCTCGCTTTGAAAAGACCATCATCGCACAAGAGCAGCAAATATA tgaacTTCAGAATCTGATCTCCTCTAACGAGAGGAGAATGGCCGACCTGAAGCAGCTCTccattcagctgcagcagaaatgcACCGAGCCCTGCACTGACACGGTCGACATCCAACCCATCACAGGACttg ATTGCCAGGACGTTGCAAACAAGGGTGCGACCGTCAGCGGTCTTTACTACGTGAAGCCGCGGACGGCCACGGAGCAGTTCCTGGTCTATTGTGAGATCGACAGCTTCGGACGCGGCTTCACAGTCATTCAGAGG AGACGTGACggcagcgtggacttcttcaaGGACTGGATCCAGTACAAGCAGGGCTTCGGTTACCTCTCCCCAGACGACACCACCGAGTTCTGGCTCGGCAACGAGAAGATCCACCTGCTGACCATCAGCTCCAACATCCCCACTGTGCTGCGGATAGAGCTTGTTGACTGGGAGGGCAACAAAaa gtATGCAGACTACACCATGTTCAAACTGGGGACAGAGGCCGACAATTATCGTCTGACCTACGGTTACTACTTTGGCGGTGACGCCGGCGACGCTTTCGATGGCTACGACTTCGGAGATGACCCCAGCGACAAGTTCTTCACGTCGCACAACGGCATGCAGTTCAGCACCAGCGACAAGGACAACGACAAGTTCGACGGCAGCTGTGCTCGCCAGGACGGCTCCGGCTGGTGGATGAACAGATGCCATGCCGCACATTTGAACGGCAAATACTACCAGG GCGGCAGATACACAGAAAAGGATGCAGGTGAATTTGGCTACGACAACGGCATCATCTGGGTGACATGGCACGACCGCTGGTACTCCCTGAAGGAGACGACCATGAAGCTCATTCCCCTGAGCCGCATCGCAGCAGGCGGCGGGGAGCAGGCCGGGGTGAAGCAGTTTGGCGGACTTTAA
- the plrg1 gene encoding pleiotropic regulator 1, which yields MSEDVQKHSVHTLVFRSLKRTHDMFVSDHAKSIAQDDESQKVKLGVKLKADYAAVLHMPVLKEGKDRVPHLPGSMPGHQSYAADDPEYLITGTHAYPSGPGVALTADTKMHRNPSEGGVLSMALALPPSQARLDMSRTAASVGDIHRHAGAERSHPHSTALSLLEGGGTRTSALMRKGPTMPKPQWHPPWKLFRVISGHLGWVRSIAVEPGNQWFVTGSADRTIKIWDLASGKLKLSLTGHISTVRGVAVSTRSPYLFSCGEDKQVKCWDLEYNKVIRHYHGHLSAVYGIDLHPTIDVLVTCSRDATARVWDIRTKANVHTLSGHTNTVATVKCQAAEPQIITGSHDSTIRLWDLIAGKTRATLTNHKKSVRTLAMHPRQYTFASGSADNIKQWMFPDGNFIQNLSGHNAIINTLAVNSDGVLVSGADNGTIHMWDWRTGYNFQRIHAAVQPGSLDSESGIFACMFDNSEKRLICAEADKTIKVYREDDTATEESHPVNWKPEILKRKRF from the exons ATGTCGGAG GACGTCCAGAAACACTCGGTCCACACGCTGGTCTTCCGGTCCCTGAAACGGACCCACGACATGTTCGTGTCCGACCACGCCAAGTCCATCGCACAAGACGATGAAAG CCAGAAAGTGAAGCTGGGTGTGAAACTCAAAGCGGACTACGCAGCTGTTCTACACATGCCCGTCCTGAAGGAAGGAAAAGACCGAGTCCCACATCTCCCCGGCAGCATGCCAGGCCACCAGAGCTACGCAGCAG ATGACCCAGAATACCTGATCACCGGGACACATGCGTACCCCTCTGGACCTG GAGTTGCTTTGACCGCTGACACAAAGATGCACCGGAATCCCAGTGAGGGAGGAGTCCTTTCCATGGCGTTGGCTTTGCCGCCCTCACAAGCCAG GCTGGACATGAGCCGCACTGCAGCCAGTGTTGGTGACATCCATCGACACGCTGGAGCAGAGAGATCTCACCCTCACTCCACTGCTCTG TCGCTCTTGGAAGGAGGTGGCACCAGAACTTCTGCGCTCATGAGAAAAGGACCAACCATGCCCAAGCCCCAGTGGCATCCACCGTGGAAACTGTTCCGG GTCATCAGTGGTCACCTTGGCTGGGTGAGGTCCATCGCTGTGGAACCTGGGAACCAGTGGTTTGTCACTGGGTCTGCTGATAGAACCATTAAG ATTTGGGACCTGGCCAGTGGGAAACTGAAACTCTCTCTGACCGGACACATCAGCACGGTGCGTGGTGTGGCCGTGAGCACCCGCAGCCCCTACCTGTTCTCCTGCGGTGAAGACAAGCAAGTCAAGTGTTGGGATCTGGAATACAACAAG GTCATCAGACACTACCACGGACACCTGAGTGCTGTGTACGGCATCGATCTGCATCCGACCATTGACGTGCTGGTGACGTGCAGCAGAGACGCCACCGCCAGG GTGTGGGACATCAGGACGAAAGCGAACGTGCACACGCTAAGCGGCCACACCAACACCGTGGCCACAGTGAAGTGTCAAGCTGCGGAGCCGCAAATCATCACTG GAAGCCACGATTCCACCATCAGGCTGTGGGATTTGATCGCTGGAAAAACCCGAGCCACGCTGACCAACCACAAGAAGTCCGTCCGAACTCTGGCGATGCATCCCAGACA ATACACGTTTGCTTCTGGTTCTGCCGACAACATCAAGCAGTGGATGTTTCCAGATGGCAACTTCATCCAGAACCTGTCGGGTCACAACGCCATCATCAACACTCTGGCTGTGAACTCAGATGGCGTCTTGGTGTCTGGAG CCGACAATGGAACCATCCACATGTGGGATTGGAGGACAGGCTATAACTTCCAGAGGATCCACGCGGCCGTGCAGCCGGGATCCCTGGACAGCGAGTCGGGAATCTTCGCCTGCATGTTCGACAACTCAGAAAAACGACTGATCTGCGCCGAGGCCGACAAGACCATCAAAGTGTACAGAGAGGACGACACCGCG ACAGAAGAAAGCCATCCGGTCAACTGGAAACCAGAGATCCTCAAGAGAAAGAGATTCtaa